TCTGCCAAAGGAATAACACCTGAAGCTGTACCTGAAACACTGTATCCAGTTATTAAGGAAGGCAGTGTTTGTAGCTTACAAAATCAGCTGGCAGAAAATACAAGTGTTACTGCTGCTTTGAAAGCTAATCTTAATGAACCAGTTGCTGGTACCTCAACAGACACAAAGATGTTCTCACCAATTCAGAAGGAAGAGCAAAGTGAGTCAACTAATTCAGAAGACACACCTAAAAGCAATCAAGAGAAGCGTATCAAGTTAGAACCAGATACCCACTGTTCTGTGAGTGAACAGCAAGCCTCATACAAGTCAAGGAACACTGATACTGTTAGTGGTGATATGTTACATattgacaatatttgttctcttgTTGAAGGTGATACATCTTACAATTCCCAAATAGCAAAGATATTTAACATGCCTCCTTTGGAAAGGGTTGAGCCACAGAAATCTCTACCTACTCAAGTGATTaccaaagaacaacaaaaagaacaaatagacAGCCTCACTGAAAATAAAGACTTTCGTtttcaaaatgataatttttcacAGTGCACAGATGTTTCATGTAAAATAACTGATGAGGCAGAATCTCTGCAACCTCAAGAGTCATCTTCAGAGTATGTTAAAGTGGATAGTggaattctagaggagaataACATGGACCATATCACtaaaaaagaaagcacagctaATGATATGTGTTCATTGTCAGCTATTCAGCAGGATAGTTGTCCTCAGGAAGTTGACATGTCTGGCAGTTACACTGCTCAAGATCCTCCAGGAAGTGAGATTCTCAGTGATAAAGCATCTGTCTTATACCTACATGATCAGCTATCAGAACTCTTAAAAGAATTTCCCTATGGTATTGAAGCTGTGAACACACATGAAGGTTCTGTGACCCAGCAAATAACAAACCAAATCTTGAAAGATCAAACTTGTGATAAAACTGGTTGCGACTCTAAGGACTCAGCAGAccaaatacaaattataatattaaacTCAGAGCAAATGAGAGAATTATTTCCTGAACATGATGATCAACTCTGTGAGGTAGACAAGTTGATGGAACATCAGAAAGAACAACCTATAAAAAAAGGGAGCAGCCAGTGTGAGCCACAAGCAGATACAGATGGAAAGACCGAGGATACCTTAGATTCAGAGAAAGATGATGTCGGTTGCTGTGCATTGGGGTGGCTGTCTATGGTTTATGAAGGAGTACCCCAGTGTCAGTGTAGTTCCATCAACAATTCAATTtcaaaagaagaaggggaaaatcaGTGTTCTCCTTCAAAGATTAACAGTTGTGAACAAGAAGAAAGAACTTCTGATAGAAATGTACCTGTTGGGTGTAATAGTTCTCTAAATAACAGTCCGGAAATTCCTTCGACTTCTCCAGATACAAAAAAACATTCTTCTGAAATAGAGCAaggcaaaaatagaaatgatatgcctaaaacaaaacataagtCAGTGAAGACACAAGAAGTATCAGGTCAGTTTTTATCTAAAGGTGATAAAAAACTAGATTCCATGCaaagtcacaaaagaaaaagaaaattgcagtTTCATGAGGTAACTTTTAATACcagtaataaaatgacaaaattttctcAAGAGAGCCTGCAACAGAAGCTCATGGCACAAAACTTACGTCCACTAAAACCAAAGGCAGGGTTTTtgacaagtaaaaataaagatctacGTATGAAGAGTGGTTCTTTGGTACAGTCACTAtccccagagaaaataaaattgaaaggtGGCTTAAGAcaaaaagttttggaaaaaagGAAGTTAGATGATGGGAGCATACTTGattcaaagataaagaagaagaagaaatatgaacGGGAGCAGAATAAAAGTATGGGAGATAGTACctttaaattatgtaattttttgtcAGTTACAAATGAAAGAGCTAGGGTTAAAGAAAAAGCAGTATCACATGTTAAGTCCTCAGTTCCTAAGGATAGTTCATCTAAAATTAGTAGAGTTCTAACATCAAAGGAGTATTTGCAAAGGCAGAAGCACAAAGAAGCAGTGGGTAGCAGTGCATCAAAGAAAAGCTATGTGAGAAATGTACCATGTGATTCTCAATACATGAAGTCCAGTAAACTTCCCATGCAGGTTGGGAGTTGTGGGAAATCAAATGAGAGACCTAACAGCAGTGTACAGGCTTCTAAAGAATCCTTAAATATTCATTCAAGCCATGGTAAAAGCCTCAAGATTCACCATTCTGAGGAATCTAAAACATACGTTTCAAGAAGTGTTAAGGGTATAGTTGGTGGAAAGCAACCTGATAAAATGTGGATTGATAAAACCAAGTTAGACAAAACTTCAGGCAACATAAACAGTGAAGTGGAATTCAGTCAAATGTCTCCCCAGTCGAAGGATCAAAGGAAACTGTATCTGAACAGAGTTGCATTTAAATGTACTGAGCGTGAGAGCATTTGTCTCACAAAATTAGAGAGTTCACCCAGGAAGCTTCATAAAGAGAAGAGACTGGAAAATAAACCTCAGAGCCTCTTACCTGCCACAGAAAAACGAAACATGCTGGAATTTAAATTATGTCCAGATGGACTGATGAAGAATACAAATTCTGTTCATGACTGGAAGGATCTGCAGCCTTGTCCTAGGAAGGAGCAAGCACCTGTGCAAGGTCTAGTATGATTTTCTTCATCGTGTCTGGAACATTGTCAGGCATTATAGGTGAAAAAGTAGGTTAGCACTACTTAAGCCACATGGGTAGCTCGAAAAGACTTAAATGAATTTGCTGTTGcttggtatttgtttttgtaaatcaGTGGATCATTTGGGCAGTATTTATCTCCCCCTTACTGTAAATTGTCCTCAATTTGTACTTCAGAGGTATATAAAATTGGAAGTTTGCCAAATACAAAATTTCCTTTTGCACCAAGAAGCCTATATTACGAAAAATGGTTTTTGCGCTAAGttagaaaaatgttaacataCTATTTCAAGTATTCTGTTGATTGTCATTTGGGCTTGGAATTTCAAAGCCCTGTGAACTTGAAGATTTTGTCTGTCTAAATATGAGGAGATAATTGTTACATATTAGTGAAAACTTCTCATACATAGGGAAATGGCACAACTTACTATCGACTTTAAAGTAGTTGGTGACTGTGTTACCACAAAAAAGTGCAACTATGTAGTCTTTTCTTAAAATCTTGAAATGGGAGGACTGTGGAAGTAGTATTGTCCAGTATTAAGTTACCAAAGCCAGAACGTTAAGCATGACTGTCAGTTAGCTGCTGAGTAATAGAACTTTCAGTGTAGTGTcaggaaggagaaaacaggacTAATTTTTTATGATAGTAAGGAAACATTTAGGGGTTGTggatattacatataaaacattGTGCTTAGAAATTCAGATTGGAGAAGTAAATGATTTGAATGACAACCTTAATTTCTCCCGTGATGTTTAGATGGTATCTGTTGGGGCACATAAAATGACGATATAAATACAAGGTATCTTTTCTTGAAAGGAGATAGGGATGTATGATAAAAATCAGTATAAAATTCAGTTTGTAAAGTATTGGTGATTTCACTTGGCTATGTAAGTAGATCTTTGGGAACTGAGGCACGTGTAACAAGAACATTAAAAGTGGGTGGGGGCAATGGGAGTGACTTTTCTGTCTCATGAACCCTTAAGTACCTTGAGATTGGTTGATGTTCAGCCTAAGAGGGAGAAATACAATTCCATAGTGAAGATAAACTTTTGAAgcaatttcttttccatttacgTGATACTCAGGCACTTGAAATGGAAGAGAGCATTTTTTTCAGGCTTCTTTCAGACTTGgattatatgtgaatatattataCCTTTTAATCTCTGTTTTATGCTTACATGATTTTCCTTCAATATAGTATTAAAAGATGAATAGCAATTTCTAGAGAtctgaaaatgaatatttagttTCAGGAATAAAAAGTACTAAAGAAGACTGGTTAAGAGGTGTAACTGAGGAGAAAAGGATGCCAGAAGCCAGCCAAGAAATAGGTAAAATCATCatctatataaatttttattttgtttattgggcACTTGGTTATGTAGAAGCTGGATTATAGTTATGAAACTTGTGACATTCGttttttatccatatttttagTGATTAAATATTTGTGTGAATAATAGGAagatattttcccttcctttttgttttttggttttcttttttttagattttgtttgacagacacagcaagagaggaaacacaagcagggggagtggaagagggagaagcaggccccctgctgagcagggagccctatatgtggctcgatcccaggagcctgagatcataacctgagcggaaggcagatgcttaacagctgagccacccaggcgccccttccatcGTTTCTGTCCTACTGTAGAGAAGGAAGAGGTTACCCGTTAATAAAAAGATGTTTCTTATCATGAGTTAAGAGGTTGGCATACTTTTTTTCCTGTAGGACTAGATAGTAAATACTAGGTTTTGCAGACCATAAGGTCTCCTAAATACTCGTCTCTGACACTAGTGAGAAAATGGCAGTAAAATAATAAGTGAAAGAGTATGGGCTGTGTTTCAACCATACTGGGCTAGAGGCTGGGCTTGGCCTACAGGCCATGTCATTGTTTGCCAGCCCCTGGGTTGGGTGATTTATAAGTTAATCCATTTAATTCTCAAATCCAGATAGGGTGTCCCCATTTTATCAGTGGAAGGTTAGATCATTGGACTGAAATTCCATGACTAGTAACTGAGTGGGCACTTGAAATTGGTCCCTTTTCAAAGTTAATTAAGTGTGGAATCTGAATTATTTTGATAAGACTGAGCCTactagttaaaatttatttttgcaggGAAGGGATTTGGGCTGAGGATCAACCAGAAAAACCAGAACTTTCAGTATCTGATTTTAAGTAGTGGAATGAATGTGCTTGGTTTTTAGGGTTTTGCACTGAGAATTAGAAGCTAGGGTTCAGGAGTTTTAGCTTTGTTTTGGTTAATTGAATATGCAGAGACAGGGGTTTAGAATTCCTTGAAGACGGAGGGAAGCAGAATTTCCCCATAAGCAACAATtagaagcacattttttttttcctctcatcttaattatttttttataattttttttatttttttataaacattattagccccaggggtacaggtctgtgaatcgccaggtttctGAATCTCTCAGGTGAGTGCtgagacttcacagcactcaccataacacataccctccctaatgtctataaccccaccaccctcgccctacctccctccccctggaaGAAGCACATTTCTTAAAGGAGAGGAAGTTTGACAAAATTGAGAGAgcttaaatacaatttttagaaattgcATCTATACATTAAAGGTGCATATAGGTAAACACTGAGTAGAATTGAAgactcaaagaaggaaaaaatgcacatttaatCAGAATAGGAAAACAGctgaaaagggggaaaatgaattttaagagtCCTGAGAGTAGAAAACACTTTCAGAGTTGGAAcacaggaatttaaaaatgagaaaatgaaagtggGCATGGAGATTGGGCAAGAAAGATCCTTGGAAATAGAGATATTACCTTGTAGATTAAGTGAGAGGCTTGATTGAAATCTGAACCTGAAAACACAGATGCCTGCACAGATTGACTAGAAAAGATATCCACAGATAGGATGAGCAATAAACTGAAGTAGAATAAACAATACCCAGagtcatgatgaaaaaaaaaaataaagactggcGGACAAGCTCAAGGAGATCTGAAACGGTAGAGAAAAGCCAAGGTACAAGTCACAGCTCTGTCAAAAGTGTAAGATCAAATCACCAGgttgtacctgaaactaatataatactgtatgtcaatttaatttcagttaaaaagTAAAGGCAAATAAAATGCACCTGTAATTCAAAAAAGCTGGATCAGATTCAGGGAAAGTGTGAAAGAACAAATACCAAGATGAAGATGTGGACACTATGAACCAAtgtgaagaaagataaaaaaaaaattgtcatgaaCTCCCAAATAGATGCCAAGAAACTTTTTAGATAATTGTACATCTAAATTTGGTAGCAAAGATTGGAGTGTAGATGGAGCAGGTTGTGAAACTCAAGTCAGGATAAGGTTCAGAGAAGAGGAGCTGAGAGAATCCAGTGGAAATGATTTAGGGACACATCTTGGGTATCAGTATTACTGACATCATAAAGCTATTGAGAACATATAAGAATTTTGAATCATGTAAAGAACCAAAAGAACTAGAGCAtcagaaaaaggtaaaattgtaCTGTATTCTAGAAAAGATTGGGCTTTCTAGAGTAGGaacggacttttttttttttttttaaagattttatttacttatttgactgacagagatcacaagtaggcagaggcaggcagagagagagagaagaagaagcaggctccctgctgagcagagagcccgatgtggggctcgatcccaggaccctgagaccatgacctgagccgaaagcagaggctttaacccactgagccacccaggcgccccaggaatggACTTTTTAGAGCAGGAATGAAAACCGTGGGAATTCTGTATAGAGGGAATGGAGACTGAGAAATAAGAGGAACATCTAGAAATTCAAGAATTAGGAAAAACTGAACCCATCAAAAAGATAATGAGCTAATGCAATGCTGAGATGGtctaacaaaacagaaaaatgacagaCTTGTAAAGTGTAGCAAGGCCAGAATACTGTCTTTCCCATTCACTGGTTGAAACTGGCTCGTGTTCATGCTTTTTATGATAGTTGAGATAGTGGTTTAAAAGGTCACACATTTTGTGCAAATGATAGTAGAACAGAATAGCCCTGGGCTTGTGAAGATGGGATGAGAGTAGAAAATAGTCCCCACCAGAGAGGCAAGATCCCCTTTGTGCATAATTTATCATTCTGTAGGTAAAAATccatagtttttgtttgtttgggcaGCAAAGTATATTGAATGATACAGTACAGAGCTTCTGCAGAGAGAGGGGACCGGAGAAGGTTGCCCAAAAAGCCAGTTTATCATACTCTTTGTTAGTGATATTTTATCCCAAAGAAGAATGCAGGTTTTCCTCTTCGTTTTAATTATATATTGGTCactaatagtaataaataaaatttctgtttccttagaTAATGTTTTGGCTAATTCGAGACTCTCCAAGAGAACCTTCAGTGCAGATGGATTTGAGACACTACAAAATCCAGTAAAAGATTCAAAAGCAATGTTTCAAACCTACAAAAAGATGTAtatggagaagag
This genomic interval from Mustela erminea isolate mMusErm1 chromosome 6, mMusErm1.Pri, whole genome shotgun sequence contains the following:
- the RESF1 gene encoding retroelement silencing factor 1 isoform X1, with amino-acid sequence MNWNAKPENVTSPPQYPKKQSCFLEQALINTLNTTSQSSLNYPGSNQESCILGISNPVSQPLLNIRNYTTPQQIPFPDMHNGTLVASQTSVERITYANVNGSKQLNHNFQTSSGVTQNVWLNSPMRNPMLSHAGATMSHQTGFGTNKPSIHALQNQFVTSDSYSVQLQMIPSNSARVPVTYQGAPGLNPSLSERQVDWTPQYTSSGLTYPDYRPLSKQYSYSSRSFLPDPTPQKQTSVPSTSLHIKNVHPPDSPQTLQSKQTAAIQSYQYAVTQTDKRPPPPPYDCRYAGQPLQSTQHVIKQASVDIPQSQELHLPEMRKDYSRSFQQHWQNLNENVSTVGNSCNLKVNTNVTQPFNEPVRSSVDGVQALAQNNQERRRNCDLTSNQVLDTSATKEKLVRDIKTLVEIKKKFSELARKIKINKNLLMAAGCIKTTDTSYNELAPNSELSLKQTAQIQSGPQVTLGTKEDKPRTITESTKETNRTHNRMNSNIQDPNWGNCNQVNSVLLNSVCSEKLPMPDKLHDLKVRTSLKASTVEITQATLNNTQISSGNVNVELNVPTNSETTSVPQSTSFEEYVSKNPNKNTLILSLLTCRDQPQEKLFKNASETIQGSKPHGFKINPDTPITGNQPSSKTMETPSTCNLNARVLDNSFFLEHKSSSGMPSDSDKRFSVELLATCLSLWKKPSESTEEKQYNETKNRTAVGVSKPVETCDKSPFSVIGNSHKKVYTSQETTLSTVVQNYESSSAAVTKGTELQVAVVSPLILSDVKTLSAKGITPEAVPETLYPVIKEGSVCSLQNQLAENTSVTAALKANLNEPVAGTSTDTKMFSPIQKEEQSESTNSEDTPKSNQEKRIKLEPDTHCSVSEQQASYKSRNTDTVSGDMLHIDNICSLVEGDTSYNSQIAKIFNMPPLERVEPQKSLPTQVITKEQQKEQIDSLTENKDFRFQNDNFSQCTDVSCKITDEAESLQPQESSSEYVKVDSGILEENNMDHITKKESTANDMCSLSAIQQDSCPQEVDMSGSYTAQDPPGSEILSDKASVLYLHDQLSELLKEFPYGIEAVNTHEGSVTQQITNQILKDQTCDKTGCDSKDSADQIQIIILNSEQMRELFPEHDDQLCEVDKLMEHQKEQPIKKGSSQCEPQADTDGKTEDTLDSEKDDVGCCALGWLSMVYEGVPQCQCSSINNSISKEEGENQCSPSKINSCEQEERTSDRNVPVGCNSSLNNSPEIPSTSPDTKKHSSEIEQGKNRNDMPKTKHKSVKTQEVSGQFLSKGDKKLDSMQSHKRKRKLQFHEVTFNTSNKMTKFSQESLQQKLMAQNLRPLKPKAGFLTSKNKDLRMKSGSLVQSLSPEKIKLKGGLRQKVLEKRKLDDGSILDSKIKKKKKYEREQNKSMGDSTFKLCNFLSVTNERARVKEKAVSHVKSSVPKDSSSKISRVLTSKEYLQRQKHKEAVGSSASKKSYVRNVPCDSQYMKSSKLPMQVGSCGKSNERPNSSVQASKESLNIHSSHGKSLKIHHSEESKTYVSRSVKGIVGGKQPDKMWIDKTKLDKTSGNINSEVEFSQMSPQSKDQRKLYLNRVAFKCTERESICLTKLESSPRKLHKEKRLENKPQSLLPATEKRNMLEFKLCPDGLMKNTNSVHDWKDLQPCPRKEQAPVQVSGIKSTKEDWLRGVTEEKRMPEASQEIDNVLANSRLSKRTFSADGFETLQNPVKDSKAMFQTYKKMYMEKRSRSLGSSPLK
- the RESF1 gene encoding retroelement silencing factor 1 isoform X2, whose product is MNWNAKPENVTSPPQYPKKQSCFLEQALINTLNTTSQSSLNYPGSNQESCILGISNPVSQPLLNIRNYTTPQQIPFPDMHNGTLVASQTSVERITYANVNGSKQLNHNFQTSSGVTQNVWLNSPMRNPMLSHAGATMSHQTGFGTNKPSIHALQNQFVTSDSYSVQLQMIPSNSARVPVTYQGAPGLNPSLSERQVDWTPQYTSSGLTYPDYRPLSKQYSYSSRSFLPDPTPQKQTSVPSTSLHIKNVHPPDSPQTLQSKQTAAIQSYQYAVTQTDKRPPPPPYDCRYAGQPLQSTQHVIKQASVDIPQSQELHLPEMRKDYSRSFQQHWQNLNENVSTVGNSCNLKVNTNVTQPFNEPVRSSVDGVQALAQNNQERRRNCDLTSNQVLDTSATKEKLVRDIKTLVEIKKKFSELARKIKINKNLLMAAGCIKTTDTSYNELAPNSELSLKQTAQIQSGPQVTLGTKEDKPRTITESTKETNRTHNRMNSNIQDPNWGNCNQVNSVLLNSVCSEKLPMPDKLHDLKVRTSLKASTVEITQATLNNTQISSGNVNVELNVPTNSETTSVPQSTSFEEYVSKNPNKNTLILSLLTCRDQPQEKLFKNASETIQGSKPHGFKINPDTPITGNQPSSKTMETPSTCNLNARVLDNSFFLEHKSSSGMPSDSDKRFSVELLATCLSLWKKPSESTEEKQYNETKNRTAVGVSKPVETCDKSPFSVIGNSHKKVYTSQETTLSTVVQNYESSSAAVTKGTELQVAVVSPLILSDVKTLSAKGITPEAVPETLYPVIKEGSVCSLQNQLAENTSVTAALKANLNEPVAGTSTDTKMFSPIQKEEQSESTNSEDTPKSNQEKRIKLEPDTHCSVSEQQASYKSRNTDTVSGDMLHIDNICSLVEGDTSYNSQIAKIFNMPPLERVEPQKSLPTQVITKEQQKEQIDSLTENKDFRFQNDNFSQCTDVSCKITDEAESLQPQESSSEYVKVDSGILEENNMDHITKKESTANDMCSLSAIQQDSCPQEVDMSGSYTAQDPPGSEILSDKASVLYLHDQLSELLKEFPYGIEAVNTHEGSVTQQITNQILKDQTCDKTGCDSKDSADQIQIIILNSEQMRELFPEHDDQLCEVDKLMEHQKEQPIKKGSSQCEPQADTDGKTEDTLDSEKDDVGCCALGWLSMVYEGVPQCQCSSINNSISKEEGENQCSPSKINSCEQEERTSDRNVPVGCNSSLNNSPEIPSTSPDTKKHSSEIEQGKNRNDMPKTKHKSVKTQEVSGQFLSKGDKKLDSMQSHKRKRKLQFHEVTFNTSNKMTKFSQESLQQKLMAQNLRPLKPKAGFLTSKNKDLRMKSGSLVQSLSPEKIKLKGGLRQKVLEKRKLDDGSILDSKIKKKKKYEREQNKSMGDSTFKLCNFLSVTNERARVKEKAVSHVKSSVPKDSSSKISRVLTSKEYLQRQKHKEAVGSSASKKSYVRNVPCDSQYMKSSKLPMQVGSCGKSNERPNSSVQASKESLNIHSSHGKSLKIHHSEESKTYVSRSVKGIVGGKQPDKMWIDKTKLDKTSGNINSEVEFSQMSPQSKDQRKLYLNRVAFKCTERESICLTKLESSPRKLHKEKRLENKPQSLLPATEKRNMLEFKLCPDGLMKNTNSVHDWKDLQPCPRKEQAPVQGLV